The Glycine max cultivar Williams 82 chromosome 17, Glycine_max_v4.0, whole genome shotgun sequence genome contains the following window.
CAAGCCCATCCAATTTCACACCCACCAACATATCAaaatcattaaaacaaaataaatgaaatagaaaacaaaacataaatcaataaaatcaaCCCTTAAACCCCACATTGCATTACAAGACAGTAAATCATTcccacaaataaataaatagagtatcCATTAACGCTGCCCTCCCCAAAATTTATTAAGGACagagcacaaaccaaaaaccccaatcataaaaaaaaccaGCTCAATGACGTTCAATTGCATGAACCTCGAAAATCGAAAACTCCTTGATAAAAATCGAAAAAATGGCGCAAtaaacaattaagaaaaaaacgAAGAAAGtgattgaagagaaagaagtgtGGAAAAGGAAGAGGCGATGGTGTGGGTCAATTAGGTGTAGCTCGTGACGTCGCGGAGGTGTAGCTCGTGACGCCACTTAGAGAGAGAGTTACAGAGAGGAGGTGTGgctgagagggagagagagctgGTCTGCCATGAGatattttaattcctttattttaggtgaaaatttgaaatgttgttaagttatatattaaaatgcTTTATAAAAATGACAACATTTTAATTACTCTTTAAATATCTCATCCAAAcagattatattataaaaagatattttaatatccttattaaaatactttatttctctatccaaacacatTGTAAGGTTATCTTGGGGGGTagttgagaataaaaaaaaacaaatgtacAAAAAAAGCTAATGCCAATGTGGCCAGGTGAGAGATTGGgggattgaaaaaaaatattgaaacttaAATCTCCTCTAAGAATCAAAGTGGCAACTAATTCATGCTAGACTTTCCACAAATTAATAAGCGTATTCATGGGGATAGGGTTGCTCTATTGTAATCATGGCCAAATTGTTGAAGAGTCTATCTTGCATGTAGTGAGAGATTGTCCTATGGGTTTCGATCGTCATATGGCTGCATTTACTTAGGGCTGATCATAGAGCAAATGTTTTTGGTCTTCGATCAATTTGATATGTGTATCAGTTTGATAGATATATGGAATTTCGTGGCCTGAGCCTTGGACCAATGCTTGTTACCGTATATGGTTTTGGAGAAATAAGTGTTTGCATGATCCGAAATTCCTAACTTTGTCAAGGCCTTCAAACCTTGGGAGGttattaaagttaattattGCCTAGCCTCCCGCTCTCCGAACGGAATTCAGGTAGTGCAATCCACCCCTACCGTTTCTAATCTTCAAGTTGGTTGGATTCCTCCTTCTCCAGGATGGATGTGTATAAACACATATAATGCTATGAAAAGGGATTTGGGTGTGGCGGGTGGTCGTGGTCTTCTAAGGGATCATTCTTGAACTTGGATGGGGGTTTTCTCTAAGATACTAGGCAATACTTCAGCTTATTTAGTAGAGTGCTGGGGAGTGTTCAAAGGGCTTTCTTCGCTCGTGCCAAGGATTTTAAATAGGTGGTGTTACAAGCAGGACCGATCCGatgacttaaaatatttttaaagatgttGGATCTACGTAATATTTTTGCTAAtatatgaagtttttttttttactttataaatactaacaacaaatattttttgcaaATGGACCTAAAGCGTAAAACTTTAATTACTTTACCCTAGGACCGTCTCTCACTACAAGTTAATTGCACCACGGTTATCAATAGCATGCCTAAAGATAGTCAGGAAAATGCCAGGGCTAAGGATAGAGATTGATTAAGGAGATAAAATGTTTACTTTCCTTGGATTGACAAGTTTAAGTTTTGCATGTTTATAAGGATAGTAATATGTGCGCTGATGCCATGGGCAATATGGTATGTTAGATGCAACATGTTAATTGTATTTAATCAAATCTGGAGTTAGCACACGTAAGGGTGAACGTGGTTAAGGTGGGTTCCTGAACTTCGCACGTCGAAGTGAAAGTGGTCTTTGTTAAGATGACAAAAATGAGATCGGTAAAATAAAGGATTCCGACGCTTAAGTACGTGAGACAAGAGAGTAAGTGagaatatatgaaaatagtACGAGAAAACCTGATACTTATAGAATAGAGATGAAGCTACAGATCCTTGTTGATAGGGATTGTTATGGTGAGATatgtactttttttaatttctaaaatttaaaattgattttttattcataaatctTGACAAATTATTCTTTCTAATCTCCAATCtcttacataataaatttatactttGTGGTGTTTTTTgctatcataattaatttttattttttaactgcttgaatttatatttatattttaaaattgagaggGTTAAAAAATCACTAGAAAGTATTAAAACCACcacaaaaatatcaatttattatgtcattggctaacaaaaaataatatcaaaatttagGGACAAAAAAATCCCCCAGGAACTTAACAATAATCAAGCCTAACAAAacgtaaaactatttttttataacaaataaatctaaaccttctttaaaaaaaaattaaataaactaacCAGTTTGTGCGTGACGACGGTCTGACGGATATCAATTTTCCCATATTCGTAAAGAAAAAGGGCCTTATAAAACCAAACGCTCCCCTTCCCTACGAGGCCGCTCACTCTCTAgggtttttatttctctcttctctctgcATCGCTTCAGGTTCAGATCTCTCTTCTCAGTTTCCGATTTTCCTCTTTACTTCCCTTTCAATTTAACCCTTTCTTTCTCCGCTCCAAACCCTAAAGTCCCTTCCTTTTCAATTTCCCCAATCTTTTGAAATCATTCTTCGAACCCTAAAAACATCTTTCACCGATTTTCATTTTCCCTTTGCAAATTCaccgtttaaatttaattaatttgcttGATTTTCAGGTTCTTCTGAAAAGATGTCTCGCGTGTATGTTGGTAACTTGGATTCACGAGTCACCGAGAGAGATCTCGAAGACGAATTCCGTGTTTTCGGAGTTATTCGGAGGTAAATTAACTCGCTTTAATAttatttcctctcaatttcgttttggATACTTCAATTTCTAAGTTTTGGTtgcagtgatttttttttttgtttggctgTTTAGGTTTATTTtcgaaaaaaattgattttgtgtttAATATGCTGAAGACGCTTTAAATTTCCCCCTCAATTTTGCTTTTGGACACTTCAATTTCTCAGTTTTTGTcgctgattatttttttttcttcatttgctATTTaggtttattttgaaaaaaatgattgttTAATAGACACTATGTTAAAGACGCATGGATTTTTCccctcaattttgtttttgacacTTCAAAATCTCGGTTTTTGTTGCAGtggtttttatttgttttgtttttctaataggtctattttttgaaaaaaaaatgattttgtgtTTAATGCTATGTTATGTTTGCAGTGTTTGGGTTGCACGTAGACCACCTGGTTATGCTTTTATTGACTTTGATGACCGCAGAGATGCACAGGATGCTATCCGTGAATTGGATGGTATGTTTAGAAGAATTATGTTGTTGGAATGTAAtagaattaaaatcaaaattaaaatgtgcatatatatgtatatttgctACATTCTTCTTATCTGCTAATGTGTTATTGTTTTTCCCCCATGTTTTTTCCGGTTGATATGTTGAAGGGTTTTCCTCAACTAGCTAGTTAAGTCTTCTTTTTGGCCTATGGGGCAAGCAGATGCtgctctctctttcttctaCTTCTGCCTTGGCCTGCAGTAATGGTTTTTTCTTCGTTGTGTCTTCGTCAAAGTCTGCTGCTTTGTACAGTTTGACTACTTCTACTACTACTGCATGTAAAGAGAATTAAGAATGTGAACACAGGGGATTTGCACTGCTATCGCGAGCTACACTTCTGTTGCATAATGGGTTTGTTTTATGAGATGTGTGCTTCTACACTTAACCTATGGGGACCATGTGCGTGCTGCCTCTGTGCTGTATATGTTCCCTGTGGGCAATTTGTGTGCTCCAATAAGTTGTTAGCGACCAATGAACTTCTGAAAATATTATGGTAACACAATCATTGCTTTTTGTATGAACAACTATTGCCTCAATATGCCTTTATGATAATACTGTATTCTCGTGGATAATGTTGTATTTCAATTCATGCATTAATTTTTCCCCTCCACTTGAAATTGAAACCATCAAGAGGATCTTAGTCTACAAGGATTTGTTGAAAATTTGGTTCTTGATATATAGCTGATGATGTCAGTTGATCTGGATAAGCACATCTAGTGTAATAAGGTTTGGTTTATTATCATGGTATTATTTTCTTGGCACTTGTTTCAAGTGCATACTAtctacattttttttgaaacaaGTGATGCATATAACTATAAGCTTGTTATCACAAGCTAATCTAGGATTTtcttaattgtttcattttactGATATTTCTCTTAATCCTTAATGGGATGGTCAACAAGTTTAATGTGTTTGCAGGGCTGTGGTGCAATGCTCCCTATATTTCCTGTTTAATATCTATCTGTCTTTAAGCTAATGGCAATGTGTGTATTTCTGGTGGAAGTTGTTTCTCTTTTAGGGTTTAAATGTTTACAGTATTGAATACAGCTGCTGTTTTCATTCAACTAAGTATAGTAAATGTAGCTACTTggattactattatttttgtgtcactttttttttattgggccTTTTCATTTCTATTCTATGGAGCAGGCAAGAATGGTTGGAGGGTTGAGCTTTCTCACAACTCTagaggtggaggtggtggtcGTGGTGGTCGCTCTGGTGGTTCTGATTTGAAATGTTACGAGTGTGGTGAACCTGGTCATTTTGCTCGTGAATGTCGCATGCGTGGTGGTTCAGGAAGACGCCGTAGCCGTAGTCCACCCAGATTCCGTAGGAGCCCAAGTTATGGGCGAAGGTCAGATTGTTTtcctatattttcttttgatcctaTGTGCAGTATATGAGAATTTGTATTTTCCTGAAGACTATTTTATATTTGTCTTCAATGATCATTTAGTGAAAATTGTCTGTTGAACCGCCTGCtttcataacaaaaatgatttgtgctttgaaatttaattttgttatttgtaattATAAGTAGTGAACATTTGGAAATatgttatttacaattttttttagaattttgcgATTCTATGATAAATTAGTACTTTATAATCTCTTGTTATTAAATGGTTGGGTGTGTTTGTATGATTTtgtgataataattttatcttgtaAATCTTTATGTTCTTTTCTCACCTTTCTTTTGTATGACTAGGAGTTACAGTCCTCGTGGGCGGTCCCCTAGGCGCCGTAGTTTGTCACCTCGTGGACGTAGCTACAGCAGGTCACCTCCTTATCGTGGGCGTGAGGAGGTCCCATATGCTAATGGGTAGGTTTCTTCTGTCTGGAATTATGTTGacctttaattatattattatttggtcaaatatgttttatttatcaaGGTTATTTTTTAACTCTGGGATGGACCTGATTTTTCAATATGCATTTTATTCTGGTATGTTGTAAAAtgttttgcttaattttttgtttgaaaaaattatttttctagagAGTTGAGCCTAATTTGTGTTGAGATGAATTTAAAGTGGCGAAAGGGTATTGTCATGCTTTGGATCCCATCCCTGCCTTGCAGTTCTGATACTCTCCCCCTGTTCATACTTGCCACTGTACTTTGTTTGATGTATTTAATGTGTCTGTTTGGCAaaggaataatattatttttcttttaaagggATCCTACTACATgccatattattttcttttttgcttgagTTGACTAGTTATTAGTTCTGCAATCAATATTCATTGTTGCATGTTTGTACTGACATGTGATGCTTCTAAATAATATGCAGAAATGGCCTTAGGGAACGACGCAGAAGCAGAAGTTGATTTTGAGACTTGGTATCTGTGATTGTTAAGAGAATAGTGAGATTTTGTTAATCTATAGTGGTGCTTAGACTGAAGTATGAGTCTATTTTGTTGGGCAAGGCCCTGAGTTTCTACTCTTGGATTGTATTCGTTAGTTTCTTTATGTCAAAGCTTGTGTTTAATTTATTTGCAGAATACTTGTAGTTTCATTGCAGGTAATGATCTTGTTAAGGTTGTTGCTACTAGTATGTTAAATAGAGTTCCAGATCTTTGCAGAATACTTGTAGTTTCATTGCAGACTGAAGTATatgcttttcttctcttttgagATTTCTTCTGGTACTGTTTCATTGGTTTTTAAAATGATCTTGTTGAGGGTTGGGCTTCACTGCCTGTGATGTTTGCGTGCTCAAATTCTAttggcatttatttttaattataagggGTTAACAACCTGCATCAAATATTTCTGGCAGGTGCTTGTATCTGTTCTACTGGAATTGAACTTTTGAACTTTTTCATGACAATATGTATAACTTAAGGGGAAATGCTTTTCTTAAATAGATAAGTGAAAAGTTAATTTGAAAGAGATTGTAATTCCAATGCTTTTTGAAGCGTTGGAAATTAGTCTCCCCTTGctagcaataataataatacttataAATGGAAGAACtgcttaattttatctttactttgaaaaaaattctcatCTTCATTGCTGATGCCATAGGGTCTATTTTTGTTGAGGTCCATTCTAAATCTCATGTAGAACAGGAATTGTAGATTTTGAAGGATGGCCGTTTTGGGCGTTGAAACATCATTTAATTCCCATTGGCCATCCATCTCCTGATGATTTTGACACTAAATTACCCAATGTTAGCTGCCCATCAATTATGTAGTTTGTCCTTTATAACCTCTTCAAATGATAAGTTCAAAATCTTGTAAGGCAACTTGATACAATTAAAACTGGTTCACATtttttcaacataaaaaaaagaagagcaaATTATAGCAACTGCCCCTAAGGTATGTATTATTTACACAAGTTCTCTCTCTCTTGACATTACACAAATTTCCTAACTTTTGTGATCTTTTTACACTTGTATTTCTTCTATTTGTATTCTTAGATCATGTGATAGGTacatgatttttattaaaattttaatttcaaaattattctcattttctACCTTCGTTTAACATCATTCGTTATCTTTGACACACCTTTGTTAGATTAttttgttgcatttgttttttcatttcagCAAGTGAGTTGAAAAAGAGATATTGAGTATAATTTTTGGAAAACAAAGGGAGTGTCCATGTATTATTTGTAAAAGACAAGGGTTTATGTGtaacatttttaaaagtttagggGTACATgtgtaatattttgaaaatttcaggGAATACGTATATAATAGTTTTAAACTGTGATGAACATGAACCTGCCTAGCATCGGGAGGAGAACAAGAGATGGAGGAGAAATGTGCGACGAACAAGAACACATCTAGCACCATCAATGAAAAGGAAGATGACCTAGCACGAGaaaaattttatgtaatttgcTCAAAAAAGAAGGACCGGTCACAATCAATGAAAACAAATAGTtccaatcataattttttagaagaaaaataatttagttatgCTCACTTTTATGCTTCACCTAAATAGGAAACAACGACAAACATAGTCAATCCCTATTCAATAGGGAAACCAATTTTAAATAGGAAAACAATTACCCATCACTCACTCTTATGCTTTGTTGGGAAGCTTTGCAATAATTTTTGGTTTAAAACTCTCCATCACTCAATAGCTTCATAGTTTCCCAATAAAATTAAGGTTTGGGAAACATTAATTCTGAGAAATAATATTAGCTTGTTATATCTCCAACGTCATAAACCAGAAACACCAAAACCTGTCtaggaaaattattttgaaacattGTTCACAACCTAAATATCTTAAATTTCCAATTCTTATGATACAACATACGTTTGTTATACTACTCATGAAAATACCCAAAtactttttctcttattttatatgttatactttaaaattttaaacttactATAATGCTATACTATATGCCAATGaattcaaaatcctattttaaacaccctaacaaacaacaaaatacaaatttagtATGTATTAAGGAGCTAACCTCAGAAATCACACTTGAAAggcaattgaataaaaaaaagaaggatcGTATATGAGACCCAAGTCAAGTGGCTTCCTAACTTGCAATGAAAAGCAATAGTTAGTGTTCAGTGGAGGATACTCATATTGGATTTTGAGGTTATTTTTCGGTTCAAATCTAGACTgagtggtaaaaaaaaaacgacAGAGTACAAGACAACAAAGGACGCAACAACATTGCAGCGCCTACAAAGACTCTAACCTTCAAGTTAGTCATAAACAAGTAAAGGAGTTAAGCATGTAGAATTAGTTTAGAAACATACCAATATTAGGTGGGAAAATTGGTTATCTTGCTAGGATCACCCGAATTGCGTGAGACAACACGTTTTCGTGGTCCAAAAGACGGTCACATGTTTAGCATGTGCACTTTGTCGGCTTAATGCTGAAAGATCACCAACTTGACTGACTCGAATTGTTCTTGGGTGCCTTAGCATGTTGAAGTTCGATGAGTCGGCCCATGTGAGCTGGCATCTTGAGGGTATCTCAGTCCAGCACTACTAGAAAAGCTGCCTTCTACGTCGTGACAACTACGACGGTTCTGGAAAACCATTTTAGTATAAGGcgcggtgacaattttgtaaataggTGAAAAAAATTAGTTCTTACGTCATATATTCTAAGGCAGTTGtaaataatcgtcttagaatattaaataaaattaagtcaACGACAGTTTTGACCTACAATCGTCGTAGTATAAGTTATATAAATGTTGTCGCTTGTACATTAGTTCCTTAGCCATTCACTCTCTTTCGCTGAACCTCGCACCTCCTGAACCTCCCGCACCGTCAAACTCGTGCACCCTGAACTCTCTTTCCCTAAACCTTGCGCACCCTGAACCTCGAGGTTGCACACATTTCATCCGTCAAAGTCAGACACTACCTCAAACCCTAACTCAGGTCGTCAAACAGGTAATGTCGACAACCCTAActctattacaaaattttaatatataggaACATTCGCGCACCCTTGGTCGCACACATTGAGTAGCATTTAGAGACCAAGCTAAGTTAGTTGAAGTTTAAAAGCCATTAAGGATCAAACCAAGTTTAGTGTTTTGTGTAATTTGTTATGACTTGTTCATTTTCAATCTCTGCATGAGTGAAAGTTAGGGCTCTCTGTAGCTTCCTAGGAGAGAATGTGTGAACTTCAACCATATATGTGGCAGTCACAGGTCTGTGATCAGAGAGTTTGACCTCTGCTCTTTTGTGATCATCAATGTCTTGTGTTGCCCTCCTCCCTTccttttcttcataaaaaaatcataatatgaAACTATCGAAAGTCAAAACCCTAGAATCGTTCCCCAAGCTCTGCGGAAACTACATAACTAAATCACCTCAAATTGAGGAATTACTATTAATTATCGTGAGGTATTAAATCTTTATTCCTCTTTAATTCGCCGTTGATGTTGTTCATGTTatgtttttcaattcaatcattTGTGTGCCTTTTTCATCTCaatgttatttatttgatttgctGAATGAACTTGGAGTCGTTAACTGAGATATATTGTTTTCTCCGCCTCAGCTCTACACTTAGTAGGTTATTTATGTTGAGCGATACATTTCGATTTTCGGAGTAAGTATGAAAGATATCTGACTTTCAGTTTCCCTATAATTTCCTGAAAGACAAACTATATTTTGTGTGAACTCAAATTCCCTGTTTCTATTTTATCTGTTTTGTTTATGCATGCGTTGTTTGTTTTATTCATCACAAAGTACTTTATATTTTGGTTTGATGTTTTTCTGGTATCCATCTAATATGTAAGGAAGTTGAGATACTATTGAAGTTAAGAGTCCGTTTAGTTGTTTCAATCTGTTATGACAACCATGTGTTAAGTGGTGATTCAGAAGTGCAAAAAGGGAGGAATTCAACCAATGTATTTTTCCAGTGCATTAGTCTAGACCCTGTTAGTTTTACTTGTAATGCAGTATCAAATATTTGAGTTGCCACTTTGGGGGCAATTTTATATAACTGCCACTGTAGCATTATCCAATCAGCCCTCACCCCGTAAAATATTAGTATGTAACTTTCCCTTGTGGCAGCTTCTAAGAGAGTGAGTATCCATTCCCTATTGAATTGGCTTGTTAGGTGGAGACTATCAACGATCAAAGATTTTATGATCATGTTTTGGCTTGTTGGGGGAGATATTACATTTCCAAATTTTagacaataattaataaagttgGAGTTAGGTTCAGAAAAATGTTGACtttaataattcaataaacaagaaTAGGCCAAAGATCTCTATAGTCcatttctttccattttttagccccctccttttattttattttattacatggATAATTGGCATGTTTTTGCctttttggtttggtttggccAAGTGGTTATGTCCCTGTCACTATTTATACAAATTCCACTCAAAAAGATTGAATACGCCTGGCATTTGCTTATTAGCGTATGacataaaatgattttcaaagttCCCCACTCAAACGAGAGCCCTTCAATTAATTATGCATTCTACAACTTGATTGATTCCACCTGAAATATTCCAGGAAATGAACTTTCTCAATGATGATACCTTTAGTAACAACATATATTTAAGGTTCTAtagccaaagaaaaagaaaacatttggCCCTACCTCATTTCTCTCCGCACCAGATTTTTTTCCCTACCCTTGGAGTTTGAAGTTCTttaaacagaaaataaattaatatataattgtgcATTTGCTGATATGCATAGAAAGGACAGAACTTGATACAAGATGGAGTTagcaatagttttttttagaagagttaaatataaagataagaatatatatatatatatatatatatatatatatatatatatatatatatatatatatatatatatatattaaaataaataatatatttatataaaaaataatatattaaacttaattattaagtaaattatttatagtaattaatatttatgtaacatataaataaaaacaaaagagagtATTTATGGGGtagtataaaaaaacacaataaaataaGACTTTGACATTTCTTGTTTACAGCAGTGGTTCTTGTTTTAATTTCCTAGTACATTGCTGCATTTAGAGGTAACGATTGATATgccaattaaatatttttaaagtaataccTTTTGAATTCCATATATTGTTCACAACTTTATATTTGACATGTTTAGACAACTATCATGGCAGTAGTTCTAACATAGATATAGGCTTTTGGGCCTTACatggaaaacaataaaataaataatgggtGAAATAGGTCCAATAGCTTTTGGGTTTGCCTTACATGGAACTAGTCAAGGTTGTCAAGCTAATCTAACCCATTGAGATAATTTGAATTAGCTAGATATTTTTAGAGCCTTCGATAAAAGAGTTTAGCTAAACCTAGTCCATCTAGTCATCATGTTAGACCAATTTCAACTCCATAATTTGCTTATTTTTTCTCCCTTTCCCTTTAGGCACGAAAcatttattgatataaaaaaaattatactttttagaTTCCAGAATGCTGTACCTAGTCAAGGCTAAGCCTAGTCAAGGttgtcatttttcatttttctatatttCTCCTTTGATCCCCCCTGGTTATTTATTTGTGTTCTTGAAGCTCAATAACTTACTACATAAATAATTAGAGGGTGATTTGGAATGCTGTACTTTGGTCCGTATATGATTGCCtttgaaatgaatttttttagaaatgattGGTGTGACTTAGTTATATATAGTGATGGATTTGAGGTTAGCTCATGTCATATAGGTTTGGTGCTAGAATGAGAAAGGGTACCCCCCAATCTGAAATTGGTGTATGAGTTAGAATATAATTATGAGTTGAATAGgaagagttttttattttgtagataGCTAGATTAGAGTATCCTTAATTGTGTTCGCTTATCCAAAATTGTTTGTGTAGCAAGGATAATTAGGGTACCCCATGCACTAAGATACTttgtgataacatgttattaaatactttaaaacaaattaattaaacgtAAAGAATATCATAGACATATATACAATTGACAGTCAATGTCCGTGTTTGTGAAGTCAGCTAGCAGCTTAGTATATTAATCAGTAGTTCCAagtagaatgtttttttttttttttctatatgagGGATGACTCCATTGAATGtgtgttgttaaacccatatctTGCAGATGCTTGGCTACATTTAAGAAACTGCATTTGGAAAAAAGGAGATCTAACAACAGCAAAGAAGTGCCTCAGTCTTGCATTAGACAAGGTTAGCATAAAGAGTAAATTTCATACTAAATTAGCACTTTTAGAATACTTCAGGCtgtgtttgattttttgtttttttgtttttgtgtcgTTGCTATACTTTGCAAACTGGTAGCATATAAATTTAGTATATGAACAAAGTAATTATTTGTAGTTATTAGAATCTAATTTACAGGCAAATCATACCAGGTAGATAGAAATGAGATCTGCTATAATTATTTGAACTAATATTTGCAGTGATTCATTGGTGCATTGCAAGCCATTTTTTGCCACCTCAATTCATGACTCCATTCTCTTATTAACCATGAAATCTTGCCTTGGATCAGACCATGCTTTGATGCCA
Protein-coding sequences here:
- the LOC100790689 gene encoding serine/arginine-rich splicing factor 7-like isoform 1 (isoform 1 is encoded by transcript variant 1); amino-acid sequence: MSRVYVGNLDSRVTERDLEDEFRVFGVIRSVWVARRPPGYAFIDFDDRRDAQDAIRELDGKNGWRVELSHNSRGGGGGRGGRSGGSDLKCYECGEPGHFARECRMRGGSGRRRSRSPPRFRRSPSYGRRSYSPRGRSPRRRSLSPRGRSYSRSPPYRGREEVPYANGNGLRERRRSRS
- the LOC100790689 gene encoding serine/arginine-rich splicing factor 7-like isoform 2 (isoform 2 is encoded by transcript variant 2); its protein translation is MSRVYVGNLDSRVTERDLEDEFRVFGVIRSVWVARRPPGYAFIDFDDRRDAQDAIRELDGKNGWRVELSHNSRGGGGGRGGRSGGSDLKCYECGEPGHFARECRMRGGSGRRRSRSPPRFRRSPSYGRSPRGRSPRRRSLSPRGRSYSRSPPYRGREEVPYANGNGLRERRRSRS